Part of the Halalkalibacter krulwichiae genome is shown below.
TAAAGATATTATCAAGCTTCACTTTAATGGTGGAAAGAAGAAGAAACTGCGTGCGGTAGATTTTGTTGGAACGATTGCCAAGATCCCTGGAGTAAATGCAGAGGATATCGGCATTATAACGATCCAGGAAACTCTAACCTATGTCGATATTCTTAATGGAAAAGGATCATTAGTATTACAAGCGATGGAGAATACAACGATTAAAGGGAAGAAGCTAAAAGTGAGCAAGGCGCTTAAATAATAAAAACAGCTTTGTAAAAAAGAGTTCTAATTAACGAAAATCCGAACGGGATGACGGTCGGTGCATAGCATCCGCTCCGGAATTATACTTCGCTTTTTAGCGGACGGCTGGTGAGCCTCCTTGTGCTAACGCACTGCGGCGTCTCACCCTTGCCTTTTAATCCAGCAGGAGTCTACTTATGTTTCCTCCGCTAAGGTTGTCACGTACTTTCATAAAACACTTTAGTTGTCTCGTTCTCTTTTTTAGGTGAGAAAGTAGGTAATAAAAGGTGTTATCTTTATTAAGAAGGATAAAAAGTAGAATAGTTGTTGCTAGTATTGGGAAACTGTGATAAATTATTAAATCTAGCCGCGAAAAAATGAATTTCAAAAAGTTGTTGCGTAGAATTATTTATCGTGGTATAGTATTACTTGTCGCAGTTAACGACTTGTTGTTTCATAACGACTCGCGAAAAACTTTCTTAAAAAATAAGTTGCGTAGAATTGGTTGTTATGTTAAGATTGTAAATGTCGCTAACGAGTGACACGAGTTCTTTGAAAACTGAACAAAAGCCAAGCGAAAAGAGAAAACATGATTTTCTCGTCAATTTTAAGTGATTTAGAAAAATCACAACGAAGTATCGTTAGCGATACGATTTGAGCACAAATCAAACATTTTTATGGAGAGTTTGATCCTGGCTCAGGACGAACGCTGGCGGCGTGCCTAATACATGCAAGTCGAGCGGACTGAATTAAGAGCTTGCTCTTAATTCAGTTAGCGGCGGACGGGTGAGTAACACGTGGGCAACCTGCCCTGTAGACTGGGATAACATCGAGAAATCGGTGCTAATACCGGATAACATCTGAGACCTCATGGTCTTAGACTAAAAGATGGCTCCGGCTATCACTACAGGATGGGCCCGCGGCGCATTAGCTAGTTGGTAAGGTAATGGCTTACCAAGGCGACGATGCGTAGCCGACCTGAGAGGGTGATCGGCCACACTGGGACTGAGACACGGCCCAGACTCCTACGGGAGGCAGCAGTAGGGAATCTTCCGCAATGGACGAAAGTCTGACGGAGCAACGCCGCGTGAGTGATGAAGGATTTCGGTTCGTAAAGCTCTGTTGTTAGGGAAGAACAAGTATCGTTCGAATAGGGCGGTACCTTGACGGTACCTAACCAGAAAGCCACGGCTAACTACGTGCCAGCAGCCGCGGTAATACGTAGGTGGCAAGCGTTGTCCGGAATTATTGGGCGTAAAGCGCGCGCAGGCGGTCTTTTAAGTCTGATGTGAAAGCCCACGGCTCAACCGTGGAGGGTCATTGGAAACTGGGAGACTTGAGTACAGAAGAGGAGAGTGGAATTCCACGTGTAGCGGTGAAATGCGTAGATATGTGGAGGAACACCAGTGGCGAAGGCGACTCTCTGGTCTGTAACTGACGCTGAGGCGCGAAAGCGTGGGGAGCAAACAGGATTAGATACCCTGGTAGTCCACGCCGTAAACGATGAGTGCTAGGTGTTAGGGGTTTCGATGCCCTTAGTGCCGAAGTTAACACATTAAGCACTCCGCCTGGGGAGTACGACCGCAAGGTTGAAACTCAAAGGAATTGACGGGGCCCGCACAAGCAGTGGAGCATGTGGTTTAATTCGAAGCAACGCGAAGAACCTTACCAGGTCTTGACATCCTTATGCCCTCCCTAGAGATAGGGATTTCCCTTCGGGGACATAAGTGACAGGTGGTGCATGGTTGTCGTCAGCTCGTGTCGTGAGATGTTGGGTTAAGTCCCGCAACGAGCGCAACCCTTGATCTTAGTTGCCAGCATTTAGTTGGGCACTCTAAGGTGACTGCCGGTGACAAACCGGAGGAAGGTGGGGATGACGTCAAATCATCATGCCCCTTATGACCTGGGCTACACACGTGCTACAATGGATGGTACAAAGAGCAGCAAAACCGCGAGGTCGAGCCAATCTCATAAAGCCATTCTCAGTTCGGATTGTAGGCTGCAACTCGCCTACATGAAGCCGGAATTGCTAGTAATCGCGGATCAGCATGCCGCGGTGAATACGTTCCCGGGCCTTGTACACACCGCCCGTCACACCACGAGAGTTTGTAACACCCGAAGTCGGTGGAGTAACCCTTTTGGGAGCTAGCCGCCTAAGGTGGGACAGATGATTGGGGTGAAGTCGTAACAAGGTAGCCGTATCGGAAGGTGCGGCTGGATCACCTCCTTTCTATGGAGTAATACTCTAGTCGACGAACAACTTCGGTTGTTTGACGCTTGTGCTTTGGTTCAGTTTTGAGAGAATTCACTCTCAATTTATATAGAAGAAACTGATTTGATATCAAATAGATCAGTGGCTTTTGGTTCTTTGAAAACTAGATAATGCAAATAGAAACAATGTTAGTTTTATCGGTATCTTATTTATAAGAGAAGATCAAACGAGCATGTCAAGAATTCAAAAACGACTTTTTCAAAATAGATCGTTTTTGGCAAAGAGCTTCGAGTAGTTCGAGGAAGCGAGTGGTCGAAAGAATGGAACGTACACCCGTACGTGACATGACTGAGATCCACGAAGCTGACGAAGAAATGCGAAGAAGATCTGCAGCCAAAATGGTTAAGTTAGAAAGGGCGCACGGTGGATGCCTTGGCACTAGGAGCCTAAGAAGGACGCGACGAACGGCGAAACGCCTCGGGGAGCTGTAAGTAAGCTTTGATCCGAGGATATCCGAATGGGGGAACCCACCATCCGTAATGGGATGGTACCCATACCTGAATACATAGGGTATGAGGAGGCAGACCTGGGGAACTGAAACATCTAAGTACCCAGAGGAAGAGAAAGCAAATGCGATTTCCCAAGTAGCGGCGAGCGAAACGGAAACAGCCCAAACCAAGAGGCTTGCCTCTTGGGGTTGTAGGACGTCTCATACGGAGTTACAAAAGACGAACATAGGTGAAGCGATCTGGAAAGATCCGCAGTATAAGGTAACAGCCCTGTAGCCGAAATGTTCGTCTCTCCGAGACGTATCCTGAGTACGGCGGGACACGTGAAACCCCGTCGGAATCCGGGAGGACCATCTCCCAAGGCTAAATACTCCCTAGTGACCGATAGTGAACCAGTACCGTGAGGGAAAGGTGAAAAGCACCCCGGAAGGGGAGTGAAAGAGATCCTGAAACCGTGTGCCTACAACTAGTTGGAGCCCATTTACGGGTGACAGCGTGCCTTTTGTAGAATGAACCGGCGAGTTACGATCCCGTGCAAGGTTAAGCTGAATAGGCGGAGCCGCAGCGAAAGCGAGTCTGAATAGGGCGCATTAGTACGTGGTCGTAGACCCGAAACCGTGTGATCTACCCATGTCCAGGGTGAAGTTCAGGTAACACTGAATGGAGGCCCGAACCCACGCACGTTGAAAAGTGCGGGGATGAGGTGTGGGTAGGGGTGAAATGCCAATCGAACTCGGAAATAGCTGGTTCTCCCCGAAATAGCTTTAGGGCTAGCCTCGAGGGAAGAGTATTGGAGGTAGAGCACTGATTGGACTAGGGGTCCCCACAGGATTACCGAATTCAGTCAAACTCCGAATGCCAAATACTTATCCTCGGGAGTCAGACTGCGAGTGCTAAGATCCGTAGTCAAGAGGGAAACAGCCCAGACCATCAGCTAAGGTCCCAAAGTATACGTTAAGTGGAAAAGGATGTGGAGTTGCCCAGACAACCAGGATGTTGGCTTAGAAGCAGCCACCATTTAAAGAGTGCGTAATAGCTCACTGGTCGAGTGACTCTGCGCCGAAAATGTACCGGGGCTAAACGTATCACCGAAGCTATGGATTGACACCTTCTGGTGTCAGTGGTAGGGGAGCGTTCTAAGTGCAGCGAAGTCAGACCGAGAGGACTGGTGGAGCGCTTAGAAGTGAGAATGCCGGTATGAGTAGCGAGTGAGGGGTGAGAATCCCCTCCGTCGAAAGCCCAAGGTTTCCTGAGGAAGGCTCGTCCGCTCAGGGTCAGTCGGGACCTAAGCCGAGGCCGAAAGGCGTAGGCGATGGACAACAGGTTGAAATTCCTGTACCACCTCCTCACCGTTTGAGCAATGGGGGGACGCAGAAAGGTAGGGTAAGCGCGCTGATGGATATGCGCGTCCAAGCAGTTAGGCTGGAAAGTAGGCAAATCCGCTTTCCATAAAGGCTGAGCTGTGATGGCGAGGGAAATATTAGTACCGAAGTTCCTGATCCTACACTGCCTAGAAAAGCCTCTAGCGAGGTGAGAGGTGCCCGTACCGCAAACCGACACAGGTAGGCGAGAAGAGAATTCTAAGACGCTCGGGAGAACTCTCGTTAAGGAACTCGGCAAAATGACCCCGTAACTTCGGGAGAAGGGGTGCTCTATTAGGGTGCAAGCCCGAGAGAGCCGCAGTGAAAAGATCCAAGCGACTGTTTAGCAAAAACACAGGTCTCTGCGAAGCCGCAAGGCGAAGTATAGGGGCTGACACCTGCCCGGTGCTGGAAGGTTAAGAGGAGGGGTTATCCCTTACGGGAGAAGCTCTGAATTGAAGCCCCAGTAAACGGCGGCCGTAACTATAACGGTCCTAAGGTAGCGAAATTCCTTGTCGGGTAAGTTCCGACCCGCACGAATGGTGTAACGATTTGGATACTGTCTCAACGAGAGACCCGGTGAAATTATAGTACCTGTGAAGATGCAGGTTACCCGCGACAGGACGGAAAGACCCCATGGAGCTTTACTGTAGCTTGATATTGGATGTTGGTACAGTTTGTACAGGATAGGTAGGAGCCTTGGAAGCGTGAGCGCCAGCTTACGTGGAGGCGTCGGTGGGATACTACCCTGACTGTGCTGACATTCTAACCTCGAGCCGTGATCCGGTTCAGGGACAGTGTCAGGTGGGCAGTTTGACTGGGGCGGTCGCCTCCTAAACAGTAACGGAGGCGCCCAAAGGTTCCCTCAGAATGGTTGGAAATCATTCGTAGAGTGCAAAGGCAAAAGGGAGCTTGACTGCGAGACCTACAAGTCGAGCAGGGACGAAAGTCGGGCTTAGTGATCCGGTGGTTCCGCATGGAAGGGCCATCGCTCAACGGATAAAAGCTACCCTGGGGATAACAGGCTTATCTCCCCCAAGAGTCCACATCGACGGGGAGGTTTGGCACCTCGATGTCGGCTCATCGCATCCTGGGGCTGAAGTAGGTCCCAAGGGTTGGGCTGTTCGCCCATTAAAGCGGTACGCGAGCTGGGTTCAGAACGTCGTGAGACAGTTCGGTCCCTATCCGTCGCGGGCGTAGGAAATTTGAGAGGAGCTGTCCTTAGTACGAGAGGACCGGGATGGACACACCGCTGGTGTACCAGTTGTTCCGCCAGGAGCATAGCTGGGTAGCTACGTGTGGACGGGATAAGTGCTGAAAGCATCTAAGCATGAAGCCCCCTCAAGATGAGATTTCCCATGGAGTTAATCCAGTAAGACCCCTTAGAGATGATGAGGTTGATAGGTCTGGTGTGGAAGCGTGGTGACACGTGGAGCTGACAGATACTAATCGGTCGAGGACTTATCCAATATATTCTTGAGTTTCTATGACGCATTATCTAGTTTTGAGAGAACCATTTCTCAAATGTGAACGAAGATACTCTAAGGAGAATCCGATGTTCAATAAATAGTCTGGTGGCGATAGCGAAGAGGCCACACCCGTTCCCATGCCGAACACGGTCGTTAAGCTCTTCTGCGCCGATGGTAGTTGGGGCTTCCCCCTGTGAGAGTAGGACGTTGCCAGGCAGATAAAAGACAATCCATTGGATTGTCTTTTTTAATATGCATATACATAATTCTCAAGGCGCAGAAGAGCTCTGTTTCGAAGAAACAGCATCTTCTCCGAATAAGCCGATGGAACATCGTGAGAATGCTTCAAAGAATAATCTTCATGTCCGCTTGTGAGACGAGCACGTTTCTCTTCGTAACACAACGTGAAAAGCACCATAGAGAATCATCGTGCGCAAGCTTCCCCGTAGAAGAGAAATGGCGAGCCAGGACGTTGCCAGGCAGATAAAAGACAATCCAATGGATTGTCTTTTTTAATATGCATAAACATCCATGCTCAAGGCGTTGAAGAGCTCTGTTTCAAAGAAACAGCATCTTCTCCGAATAAGCCGATGGAGCATCATGTCCCCTGGTGATGGAGCTCATATCTCTTAGTAAATCAGCTTCCTCCTAAAAGAGAAATAGCAAGTCAGGATGTTACCAGGCAAATAATGCACAATCCATTGCATATGCACCTTTTCATAAACTTTTACAAATAACTATTTAAAATAATGTGAATTTCTTCTAAAATAAAGCATCTATAAAAATAACCCAATCTAAATCCTACCATTATCATTATTACAAAATTTGTATTATACTTTGTTATGTCGCTTAACGAAGTATTTCGTTGTCTTTTTTATTCTTAGTTCTTAAATGAAATATTTTACATAGGTTTGAGGTTGAGCTATGAAACTAGGATTTTTATACAGAAAGGTGTTTTAATAATCATGTTACACAATCCAACAGGAAAAGAGCGGTTAGGCTTAGCATTATTGCTCGGGATGCTGGCTGTATTAGGGCCGCTTAATATCGATATGTATTTGCCGAGTTTTCCGGAGATTGCGGACGATTTAGGGGCTCGTGCTTCATTGGTACAACTTAGTTTAACAGCGTGTCTGCTTGGACTTGCGGTAGGGCAGGTTGTTGTTGGGCCGATTAGTGATGCAAAGGGGAGAAAGAAGCCTTTGTTGATTTCTATCTTTTTCTTTGCGGTGTCCTCACTTCTTTGTGCGTTAGCGCCAAATATTACGGTTTTGGTTGTGGCTCGATTTTTACAAGGGTTTACGGCGGCTGCGGGAGTAGTCATTTCACGTGCAGTCGTGCGGGATGTGTTTAGTGGTCGAGAGTTGACGAAGTTTTTTGCGCTTTTGATGGTAATTAATGCTGTTGCTCCAATGGCTGCTCCGATTGCTGGGGGAGCGATATTGCTTTTGCCTTTTGCAAGCTGGAGTACGATTTTTTACTTTTTAAGTTTGATTGGTCTTTTGATTGTGCTTGTTGTTTCAATGAAGTTAAAAGAGACATTACCGAAAGAAAAGAGGATTCCAAGTACAGTCGGGCATTCGGTTCGGACGATGGGGAGCTTATTTAAAGATAAGAGCTTTATTGGTTATGCGTTAACTGTTGGTTTTATTCATGGAGGAAGCTTTGCCTACGTTGCGGGAACTCCATTTGTCTATCAAGGGATTTATGGTGTGTCACCACAAGTTTTCAGTGTTTTATTTGGGATAAATGGGTTAGCGATTATATTAGGAAGTTATCTAATTGGGCGCTTCGGTGGGGTGATTCATGAAAGAAGGTTGCTTCAAATTGCTGTATTGATAGCTGTTAGTGCGACAGGGTTTTTACTTTTTATGACGATGATTGAAGGTCCGTTAGCACTCATTGTCATTCCGATCTTTATATATATGACTTCGATGGGGATGGTTACAACTAGTACCTTTACGTTAGCGATGGAACATCAGGCGCATCGGGCGGGAAGTGCAAGTGCGGTGCTAGGGACGCTTTCTTTGTTCCTTGGTTCCCTAGTATCTCCTCTCGTAGGTATAAATGAAACGACGGCGGTTCCAATGGGATTGATCTTGTTTGCTACGTCTTTCATTGGGATGGTTGCTTTCTTTAAGCTAACAACAGCGAAGCAAATTGAAGTAGATGAGAGAATCAAGATGGAAGGTTGATGCCTTCCTTTTTGTTATTTAGTAAAGGGAGTGAGTGTTGTGGCGAGGCATGATTTTACGACTGGTTCAGTAAGCAAGCAATTATTTCATTTTTCTGGGCCAATAATTCTCGCAAATCTTTTGCAAGTTTCCTATCAGTTTATTGATAGTTTATGGGTTGGAAATTTATTAGGGGCTAGTGCTCTTGGTGCGGTTACCATTTCAACAACCGTTGTTGTGACGGTGTTAGCTTTTATCATTGGGATTAATAATGCAACATTAACGATTTTGTCGCAGCAGAAAGGAAAGGAAAATGAAGAAGGTTTAAAAAATTATCTGAATGCCTTTGTCGTCCTGCTTTTTGCGTTATCGATTTTCATTGGAAGTTTAGGGTTAGTTTTCTCGAAGTCAATCTTAGTTTGGCTCAATACTCCTGCTGAGATGCTTGATCAAGCTACAGTCTACTTACAAATTAATTTCTTAGGTATTCTATTTCTAGTTGGATACAATTTCATCGGGACTGTTCTTAGAGCAGTTGGTGATAGTAAGACACCGATGAAATTTGTGCTAATAGCAGCATTGTTAAATACCGTATTAGACCCTTTATTCATTTCTGTCTTTCAATGGGGCATTAAAGGAGCTGCTTATGCAACAGTTGTTTCACAAGGGGTTGCGTTCTTATTAGGGATAGGCTATACGCTACGACATCGTATCGTGCCTTTTACGAGACCTAAGTGGCCATTGAAAGAAGAGGTCTTGTTAATAGTAAAGTTAGGGATTCCTTCGGGCTTACAGATGACAGTTATCTTTGCTGGAATTACCGCTATTATGACCGTTGTCAATTCCTTTGGGGGAGCAGTAGTCGCTGGTTTTGGAGCAGCTCAAAGAATTGATAGTTTGATTACTTTGCCAGCATTGGCACTAGGTACGGCTGTTAATAGTATGGCGGGACAAAATATTGGGGCAAATCGTTGGGATCGTGTTCGTGATATTGCTGTGTTTGGTGCTGTTTATAATTTCTGCATTATGATAGTTGTTGCTGTGATCATTTTTTTATTTGCAGAACCTTTTATTCGTCTTTTCATCCAAGAAGAGCAGGCGCTTGCTTTTGGAACTGATTATTTAAAGATTATTGCCTTCTTTTATCCTTTCATTGGGCTGAATTTCATATTAAATGGAATTGTTAGAGGCTCTGGGGCGATGTATCAAGTGTTAGTGTTGAATATTATTTCATTCTGGGTATTGCGTTATCCGCTCACATACATTTGCTCGAATCTATTTGGTGAAAACGGAATTGCAATTGGAATGGGGATCGGTTTTATTATTAGTAGTTTATTTGCTTTTGCCTACTATCGATGGGGAAATGGCGGAAGAAAGAGCTGTTTGCTGAGAATGGATAAAGTAGATACTAGAAAGTATACTCTTTTATTATATTGACAAAGGTCTATGTTTCATAGATAATGATCTTAACTTAATAACTGGTACCTTTAATTCAGTCCTGTGAGGCTGACAAGGTAGGTCGTACAGATAAGGGGTTTTTTGTGTTATTCACTCAAAACCTTGTCTAACTATGCGTATCTAGGTTTCTTGTCAGCAAAAAAGGTTGATAAGAAACCTTTTTTGTATGCAAAAATCGCGATACGCGGCGAGCGTTTTAACCTCCATGGTGCCAGTAACCAAAAAATTGGAGGAATGAATATGAAACAACCAAATTCGAATGATCGTGATTATGCATTACAACCAGTTCCGCAATCGGCTAGACAAGGGTTCTGGAGAATGTTTGCTGTTATGATGGGGTTAACCTTTTTCTCAGCAAGTATGTGGTCTGGAGGAAGTTTAGGGGCAGGACTTACATTTACTGAATTTATCTTAATTGTGTTGGCGGGGAATTTGATTCTTGGTCTTTACACTGGTACGTTAGGTTATATCGCGGCAAAAACGGGTTTGTCGACACACCTTTTGGCTCGATATGCTTTTGGAGAAAAAGGTTCATATGTTGCATCATTCTTACTAGGTGCGACTCAAGTTGGTTGGTTTGGAGTAGGGGTAGCAATGTTTGCCTTGCCTGTACAGAAGGTAACAGGAATTGATACGTATGTATTAATAGCGATTGCTGGAGTGTTAATGACAGCAACTGCGTATCTTGGAATGAAAGCATTAACCGTCTTAAGTATAATTGCAGTACCATCGATAGCGGTCCTTGGAAGTCTTTCAACTTTTGAAGCGGCAAATACAATTGGAGGCATGGGAGGACTATTTGAATATCAACCGGCAGAAAGCATGGCATTAGCTGCAGCATTAACGATTTGTATCGGTTCCTTTATAAGTGCGGGGACGTTGACTCCTGACTTTGCAAGATTTGCAAAAACGAAAAAGACTGGCTTTGTTACAACCGTTATTGCGTTTTTTATCGGGAATTCATTAATGTTTCTATTCGGTGCCATTGGTGCGATTGCAACAGGAGAATCGGACATTTCAGAAGTGATGTTTTTACAAGGTTTAATCATCCCTGCGATTATTATCTTAGGTCTAAATATTTGGACAACAAATGACAATGCCTTATATGCGTCAGGACTAGGATTTTCTCATATTACGAAAATTTCTAAAAATAAAGTCGTCATTTTTAACGGGATTGTTGGGACGGTTTTAGCTATGTGGTTATACAATAACTTCGTTGATTGGTTAACATTTTTAGGATCGACTTTACCACCAATTGGTGCCATTATTTTAGCAGATTATTTCATCGTACGTCGCGGACAAGAATTAAAAGAGAGTGCGATTAAAGTGGTGAATTGGTTGGCATTGGTAGCATGGGGAGCGGGAGTGTTAGCAGCATCCTTTGTTCCTGGGATTGCTCCACTTAATGCGCTTTTAGGATCAGCCATTACTTATATTGTTCTTACATTTATAAAAAAACGTATGACTCAACAAGCAGAAGAAGTCATAGAAAAGAAAAAGGTGAGCTAATTGTTAGTAAAAAACGCAAAATTACGTGGTCGTGAAGGACTATGGCAAATTGTAATTAAAAACAATCAAATTGAAGCTATTTCAGAAAATGTTGAAGGATATGAGGGTGAGGTTCTTGATCTTGAAGGTTGTCTCGTTCTCCCTCCTTTTGTTGAGCCGCACATTCATCTTGATACGACATTAACAGCAGGTGAGCCAGAGTGGAATAAAAGTGGTACGCTTTTTGAAGGGATTCAGCGTTGGTCTGAACGGAAACAATCTTTAACGAAAGAAGATGTAAAAAGCCGTGCGAAAAAAGCTTTAACATGGCAAATTGGACAGGGAATACAACATGTTAGGACGCATGTTGATGTAACAGATCCTTCTTTAATTGCTTTGGAAGCTTTACTAGAAGTGAAAGAAGAAATGGCTTCACATGTTAACTTGCAAATTGTAGCCTTTCCACAAGAAGGTATACTCTCATATCCGAACGGAGAAGAGTTACTAGAAGAATCATTGCGTATGGGAGCAGATGTTGTAGGGGGAATTCCGCACTACGAGTTCACTCGAGAGTACGGGGTCGAATCAATGAAAAAAGCGTTTGCGCTTGCTGAAAAGTATGATCGACTCGTAGATATCCATTGCGATGAAATTGATGATGAGCAATCGCGTTTTGTAGAGGTTGTAGCAGCTGAAGCGTATCGCCTTGGAATGGGGGAGCGTGTGACAGCGAGTCATACAACGGCAATGCATTCATATAACGATGCTTATACGTCAAAGTTGTTTCGACTGCTAAAGCTTTCAAACATCAATTTTGTAGCTAATCCACTTGTAAACATTCACTTGCAAGGTCGCTTTGATTCCTATCCAAAACG
Proteins encoded:
- the codB gene encoding cytosine permease → MKQPNSNDRDYALQPVPQSARQGFWRMFAVMMGLTFFSASMWSGGSLGAGLTFTEFILIVLAGNLILGLYTGTLGYIAAKTGLSTHLLARYAFGEKGSYVASFLLGATQVGWFGVGVAMFALPVQKVTGIDTYVLIAIAGVLMTATAYLGMKALTVLSIIAVPSIAVLGSLSTFEAANTIGGMGGLFEYQPAESMALAAALTICIGSFISAGTLTPDFARFAKTKKTGFVTTVIAFFIGNSLMFLFGAIGAIATGESDISEVMFLQGLIIPAIIILGLNIWTTNDNALYASGLGFSHITKISKNKVVIFNGIVGTVLAMWLYNNFVDWLTFLGSTLPPIGAIILADYFIVRRGQELKESAIKVVNWLALVAWGAGVLAASFVPGIAPLNALLGSAITYIVLTFIKKRMTQQAEEVIEKKKVS
- a CDS encoding cytosine deaminase, producing MLVKNAKLRGREGLWQIVIKNNQIEAISENVEGYEGEVLDLEGCLVLPPFVEPHIHLDTTLTAGEPEWNKSGTLFEGIQRWSERKQSLTKEDVKSRAKKALTWQIGQGIQHVRTHVDVTDPSLIALEALLEVKEEMASHVNLQIVAFPQEGILSYPNGEELLEESLRMGADVVGGIPHYEFTREYGVESMKKAFALAEKYDRLVDIHCDEIDDEQSRFVEVVAAEAYRLGMGERVTASHTTAMHSYNDAYTSKLFRLLKLSNINFVANPLVNIHLQGRFDSYPKRRGITRVKELQEANINVCFGHDDIFDPWYPLGTGNMLQVLHMGIHVCQLLGYDQIVNSIDLITKNSAKTLHIEDEYGIEVGKVANFIVLNASDEYDAIRRQTSVRYSIRNGKIISETKPSETVVELSNGEKELITFK
- a CDS encoding Bcr/CflA family efflux MFS transporter, which produces MLHNPTGKERLGLALLLGMLAVLGPLNIDMYLPSFPEIADDLGARASLVQLSLTACLLGLAVGQVVVGPISDAKGRKKPLLISIFFFAVSSLLCALAPNITVLVVARFLQGFTAAAGVVISRAVVRDVFSGRELTKFFALLMVINAVAPMAAPIAGGAILLLPFASWSTIFYFLSLIGLLIVLVVSMKLKETLPKEKRIPSTVGHSVRTMGSLFKDKSFIGYALTVGFIHGGSFAYVAGTPFVYQGIYGVSPQVFSVLFGINGLAIILGSYLIGRFGGVIHERRLLQIAVLIAVSATGFLLFMTMIEGPLALIVIPIFIYMTSMGMVTTSTFTLAMEHQAHRAGSASAVLGTLSLFLGSLVSPLVGINETTAVPMGLILFATSFIGMVAFFKLTTAKQIEVDERIKMEG